The following are encoded together in the Malaya genurostris strain Urasoe2022 chromosome 3, Malgen_1.1, whole genome shotgun sequence genome:
- the LOC131434522 gene encoding protein cueball-like isoform X1, giving the protein MRNFSILFCFLIGYVTGLKWDAVITTDSGILFFDQNWTQISSGGHQFQHISAFAYDEVKGKLYFSDLKDSKFRLFSLDTNPQEEYHKITKLLPKLDETAYITGLAFDHLERKLYWTERGTHSVYAAEVDSLERNANDSQAQIKLIARVEEDHDLAALTIDECRRHLYWTNSFLRTSSIVQAAMNGSVLKSYIKDVYQPKGITIDHYQNRIYWVEKKYGRAFTIESADLDIENRSTFLSGYDKVPTHVSVDNRFLYWIDQEDDEVHEASKTDSTVNRVIYKGNSPSAVIIRSSLLLEFHKNNPRCMDVVSQIMDNVRRESAGEDLETHNTTEIKTERIVCLNNGIPNHNTNSCICLSEYQGTFCEIPICNNFCVHGECIVGVDSRPVCKCNVEFEGKRCDRNKCDGYCLNSGRCSLSASGETSCTCSKNFSGARCETAICTSDYCYNGECYVEGEVPKCKCNVGYRGERCEEYTCNNYCLNDGNCVLNNETMLVECRCSVEYTGKRCEIPKRFCSLDNGDPELQPYCEGITNAPQLAEPQVTYCKNSFNRTVVYTSLAFTASLFILMIILWLVRRFYEEGRPRITKRFKVTNHTQMTSRPATQCEITIENCCNMNVCETPCFDTNLLQKASSKADDKQYLLDDIENIAGSYRKLPSCSNEKGLP; this is encoded by the exons aTGCCGTTATCACTACCGACAGtggtattttatttttcgacCAAAATTGGACTCAGATTTCATCGGGAGGCCACCAGTTCCAGCACATTTCAGCCTTCGCCTACGATGAGGTGAAAGGCAAACTTTACTTCAGTGACTTGAAGGATTCGAAGTTCCGCTTGTTCTCACTGGATACCAACCCTCAGGAGGAATATCATAAAATCACCAAATTACTGCCAAAGCTAGATGAAACAGCCTACATCACCGGGTTGGCATTTGATCATCTCGAAAGAAAACTCTATTGGACGGAACGGGGAACACATTCTGTTTATGCAGCAGAGGTTGATAGTTTGGAAAGGAATGCTAACGACAGTCAAGCTCAGATCAAGTTGATCGCTCGGGTCGAAGAAGATCACGACTTGGCAGCTCTGACCATTGACGAATGTCGCCGGCATCTGTACTGGACGAACAGTTTCCTAAGAACCTCTAGCATTGTGCAAGCGGCAATGAACGGTTCGGTTCTGAAATCATACATCAAAGATGTTTACCAGCCAAAAGGCATCACCATTGATCACTACCAAAATCGTATCTATTGGGTGGAGAAGAAGTACGGTCGAGCATTTACCATCGAAAGTGCTGATCTAGATATAGAAAACCGATCAACATTCCTCAGTGGCTACGATAAAGTTCCGACACATGTATCAGTCGATAATCGTTTCTTGTACTGGATCGATCAGGAAGATGATGAAGTACACGAGGCATCGAAAACAGATTCGACTGTTAATCGAGTAATTTATAAAGGAAACAGTCCATCAGCAGTGATCATAAGGTCTAGTTTACTGTTAGAATTCCACAAAAATAATCCACGATGCATGGATGTAGTTTCTCAAATCATGGATAATGTAAGACGTGAATCAGCAGGTGAGGATCTGGAGACTCACAACACAACGGAGATCAAGACGGAAAGAATAGTTTGTTTGAATAATGGAATTCCTAATCACAATACGAATAGTTGCATCTGTTTATCGGAATATCAGGGTACCTTCTGTGAAATTCCGATCTGTAACAATTTCTGCGTTCACGGTGAATGCATCGTGGGTGTGGACAGCAGACCTGTTTGTAAGTGCAATGTGGAATTCGAGGGAAAACGGTGTGATCGCAATAAATGTGACGGATACTGCCTAAATAGTGGCCGTTGTTCGCTTAGTGCTTCCGGTGAGACATCTTGTACTTGTTCGAAAAACTTCAGCGGTGCTCGGTGCGAAACGGCGATTTGTACTTCAGACTATTGCTACAATGGTGAATGCTACGTGGAAGGAGAAGTACCGAAATGTAAATGCAACGTCGGCTATCGGGGGGAACGGTGTGAAGAGTATACGTGCAATAACTACTGCCTCAATGACGGAAATTGTGTACTTAACAATGAAACTATGCTAGTAGAATGTCGCTGCAGCGTAGAATACACGGGAAAACGATGCGAAATTCCAAAACGGTTCTGTTCACTCGATAATGGTGATCCGGAATTACAGCCTTACTGTGAAGG caTCACAAATGCTCCACAACTTGCGGAGCCCCAAGTTACTTATTGTAAAAATTCGTTCAACCGAACCGTAGTCTACACATCGTTGGCCTTCACAGCGTCGCTGTTTATATTGATGATAATCCTTTGGCTTGTTCGCCGGTTTTACGAAGAAGGCCGGCCGCGTATTACCAAACGATTCAAAGTGACTAATCATACGCAAATGACATCGAGACCCGCAACGCAGTGTGAGATTACGATTGAAAATTGCTGCAATATGAACGTGTGCGAAACG CCCTGTTTCGATACGAATCTTCTGCAGAAGGCATCATCGAAAGCAGATGATAAGCAGTACCTGTTGGACGACATCGAGAACATTGCCGGTTCCTATCGCAAGCTACCCAGCTGCAGTAATGAAAAGGGTCTACCCTAA